From a single Streptomyces sp. NBC_00377 genomic region:
- a CDS encoding large conductance mechanosensitive channel protein MscL, with the protein MRGNVVDLAVAVVIGAAFTNIVNSVVKGIINPVIGTVGTKNLDSYSSCLKGPCTGTGDSATGVQILWGSVLGATLTFVITAAVVYFLMVLPMAKYLATVEARRKAKEGTKEVIEVTELEVLKEIRDALIAQRGTGHNQR; encoded by the coding sequence ATGCGTGGCAACGTCGTCGATCTGGCGGTCGCGGTGGTGATCGGCGCGGCCTTCACGAACATCGTGAACTCGGTGGTGAAGGGGATCATCAACCCGGTCATCGGGACGGTCGGCACCAAGAACCTGGACAGCTACAGTTCCTGCCTCAAGGGCCCCTGCACGGGCACGGGGGACAGCGCGACGGGCGTCCAGATCCTGTGGGGATCCGTCCTCGGCGCGACCCTGACCTTCGTGATCACCGCGGCGGTCGTCTACTTCCTGATGGTCCTGCCCATGGCGAAGTACCTGGCGACGGTGGAAGCCCGCAGGAAGGCCAAGGAGGGCACGAAGGAGGTCATCGAGGTGACCGAACTGGAGGTGCTCAAGGAGATCCGCGACGCTCTGATCGCCCAGCGGGGCACAGGCCACAACCAGCGGTAG
- a CDS encoding S-methyl-5'-thioadenosine phosphorylase, translating to MANQANAEIGVIGGSGFYSFLEDVTELEIDTPHGRPSDSLFLGEIAGRRVAFLPRHGRGHHLPPHRINYRANLWALRSVGARQILGPCAVGGLRPEYGPGTLLVPDQLVDRTKSRTGTYFDGLPLPDGTVPNVVHVSLADPYCPVGRSAALKAARGRGWEPVDGGTLVVIEGPRFSTRAESLWHRAQGWSVVGMTGHPEAALARELELCYTSLTLVTDLDAGAESGEGVSHEEVLRVFAANVDRLRDVLFDAVAALPSDGQRDCLCMKALGGLDPGFELP from the coding sequence ATGGCGAACCAGGCGAACGCAGAGATAGGCGTGATCGGCGGCTCCGGCTTCTACTCGTTCCTCGAGGACGTGACGGAGCTCGAGATCGACACGCCCCACGGGCGGCCCAGCGATTCCCTCTTCCTCGGCGAGATCGCGGGCCGGCGGGTCGCCTTTCTGCCCCGGCACGGCCGCGGACACCATCTGCCGCCCCACCGGATCAACTACCGGGCCAACCTCTGGGCGCTGCGCTCGGTCGGTGCGCGCCAGATACTCGGTCCGTGCGCGGTGGGCGGTCTGCGCCCCGAGTACGGGCCTGGCACGCTGCTCGTGCCCGATCAGCTGGTCGACCGTACGAAGTCGCGGACCGGAACGTACTTCGACGGGCTGCCTCTGCCCGACGGCACGGTGCCCAACGTGGTGCACGTGTCCCTGGCCGACCCCTACTGCCCGGTGGGACGCTCGGCGGCCCTGAAGGCGGCACGCGGCCGGGGGTGGGAACCGGTGGACGGCGGGACGCTGGTCGTGATCGAGGGGCCCCGGTTCTCGACCCGTGCCGAATCGTTGTGGCACCGGGCGCAGGGATGGTCGGTGGTCGGTATGACGGGCCACCCGGAGGCCGCGCTCGCCCGGGAACTCGAACTCTGTTACACATCGCTGACCCTGGTCACCGATCTGGACGCGGGCGCGGAGAGCGGCGAGGGTGTGTCGCACGAGGAGGTGCTGCGGGTGTTCGCGGCGAACGTGGACCGGCTGCGGGACGTGCTGTTCGACGCGGTGGCCGCGCTGCCCTCCGACGGGCAGCGGGACTGCCTGTGCATGAAGGCGCTGGGCGGACTGGATCCGGGCTTCGAGCTGCCGTGA
- a CDS encoding FmdB family zinc ribbon protein, with amino-acid sequence MPTYQYQCTECGEGLEAVQKFTDDALTECPNCGGRLKKVFSAVGIVFKGSGFYRNDSRGSSSSSSPASSSKSATSGSDAKPSTSSSSSSDSKSSSTGTSTGSSSAA; translated from the coding sequence GTGCCGACCTACCAGTACCAGTGCACCGAGTGCGGCGAGGGCCTCGAGGCGGTGCAGAAGTTTACCGACGATGCCCTGACCGAGTGCCCCAACTGCGGTGGCCGCCTCAAGAAGGTGTTCTCCGCCGTCGGCATCGTCTTCAAGGGCTCCGGCTTCTACCGCAACGACAGCCGCGGCTCCTCGTCGAGCAGCTCGCCGGCGTCGTCCTCGAAGTCGGCGACGTCCGGTTCCGACGCGAAGCCGTCGACCTCGTCGTCATCGTCCTCGGACTCGAAGTCGTCGAGCACCGGCACCTCGACCGGCAGCAGTTCAGCCGCGTAA
- a CDS encoding MFS transporter, with amino-acid sequence MASTVTTEPSKDSSAASRPGYGQLLRTRGAWTFLLPGFAARQPFAMLTISIVLLVQHTTGSYGAAGAAAAVTGVSMALCAPYSGRLADRYGQRAVLIPGVLLHTVSGLTLTVLALSHAPLWTVFAAAVPTGASVPQIGPMVRARWAVRLKGSPLMTTAAAFESVTDELTFVFGPLLATALCTGVNPAAGLITEASLTLFGGLLFAARKSTQPQVAVTGHTRVEHASALRVPGVRVLIVAFLGIGTVFGGMQVSLAAFTESIGEPGLNGVLYGTFAAGNMLSGLVCGAIAWKVAPRQRLVVAYAALALVASGLWAAHSVLVLAGLGLLVGMCIAPALITGYTLVEDLVPAGARTEAFTWLTGAVALGQAAAVTVAGQLEDHFWGGAGFLVPMGGTVLALVTLLALRSRLATRPRARTVARGVGHRAPVTVD; translated from the coding sequence GTGGCATCCACGGTCACCACCGAGCCGTCGAAGGACTCGTCGGCCGCCTCCCGCCCGGGATACGGGCAGCTGCTGCGCACCCGTGGCGCCTGGACGTTCCTGCTGCCGGGCTTCGCCGCCCGGCAGCCGTTCGCGATGCTCACCATCTCCATCGTGCTGCTCGTACAGCACACCACCGGCTCGTACGGCGCGGCCGGTGCCGCCGCCGCCGTCACCGGTGTCTCCATGGCGCTGTGCGCGCCGTACAGCGGGCGTCTCGCCGACCGGTACGGGCAGCGCGCGGTGCTGATCCCCGGCGTGCTGCTGCACACGGTGTCGGGCCTCACCCTCACGGTGCTCGCCCTGAGCCATGCGCCCCTGTGGACGGTGTTCGCGGCGGCCGTGCCCACCGGCGCCTCGGTGCCGCAGATCGGCCCCATGGTGCGGGCCCGCTGGGCCGTGCGGCTGAAGGGCTCGCCCCTGATGACCACTGCGGCGGCCTTCGAGTCCGTCACCGACGAGCTCACCTTCGTCTTCGGCCCGCTGCTGGCGACCGCCCTGTGCACCGGTGTCAACCCGGCCGCCGGCCTGATCACCGAGGCCTCGCTGACCCTGTTCGGCGGTCTGCTGTTCGCCGCGCGCAAGAGCACCCAGCCCCAGGTCGCCGTCACCGGGCACACACGCGTGGAGCACGCCTCGGCTCTGCGCGTCCCCGGCGTGCGCGTGCTGATCGTGGCCTTCCTGGGCATCGGCACCGTCTTCGGCGGCATGCAGGTCTCGCTGGCGGCGTTCACCGAGTCCATCGGCGAGCCCGGCCTGAACGGTGTCCTCTACGGCACCTTCGCCGCGGGCAACATGCTCTCCGGCCTGGTCTGCGGCGCCATCGCCTGGAAGGTCGCCCCTCGCCAGCGCCTGGTCGTCGCCTACGCAGCGCTGGCACTCGTTGCCTCCGGACTGTGGGCCGCGCACTCGGTGCTCGTGCTGGCAGGTCTGGGGCTCCTGGTCGGCATGTGCATCGCGCCCGCGCTGATCACCGGCTACACGCTGGTCGAGGACCTGGTCCCGGCCGGCGCCCGCACCGAGGCGTTCACCTGGCTGACCGGCGCGGTCGCGCTCGGGCAGGCGGCCGCCGTCACGGTCGCCGGACAGCTGGAGGACCACTTCTGGGGCGGCGCCGGTTTCCTGGTGCCGATGGGCGGCACGGTGCTGGCCCTGGTGACCCTGCTCGCGCTGCGTTCACGGCTCGCGACGCGCCCCCGCGCGCGGACCGTCGCACGTGGCGTCGGTCACCGCGCGCCGGTGACAGTGGACTGA
- a CDS encoding potassium/proton antiporter, with the protein MPLTVHHLNQLLLVCSLVLLVAVAAVRISSRSGLPSLLVYLGIGVLMGQDGIGNIHFDNAEMTQVIGYAALVVILAEGGLGTKWKEIEPALPSATALALAGVAVSVGVTATAAHFVTGLEWRQALIIGAVVSSTDAAAVFSVLRKIPLPTRVTGTLEAESGFNDAPVVILVVAFSTAGPVEHWYVLLGEIALELAIGAAIGLAVGWLGSWGLRHVALPASGLYPIAVMAIAVTAYAAGSLAHGSGFLGVYLASMVMGNAKLPHWPATRGFADGLGWIAQIGMFVLLGLLVTPHELGDDVLPALVIGLVLTMVARPLSVVLCLTPFRVPWQEQTLMSWAGLRGAVPIILATIPMVNGVDASRRIFNIVFVLVVVYTLIQGPTLPWLARKLRLGGDPEAADLGVESAPLERLRGHLLSVAIPEGSKMHGVEVNELRLPAGAAVTLVVREGTSFVPLPTTVLRHGDELLVVATDPVRDAAEQRLRAVGHGGKLAGWLGTGGSAR; encoded by the coding sequence CTGCCGCTGACTGTCCACCACCTCAACCAGCTCCTGCTCGTCTGCTCGCTCGTTCTGCTCGTCGCCGTCGCGGCGGTCCGTATCTCCTCGCGCAGCGGGCTCCCCAGCCTGCTCGTGTACCTGGGCATCGGCGTCCTCATGGGCCAGGACGGCATCGGCAACATCCACTTCGACAATGCCGAGATGACCCAGGTCATCGGCTACGCCGCCCTGGTCGTGATCCTCGCCGAGGGCGGCCTCGGCACGAAGTGGAAGGAGATCGAACCCGCCCTGCCGTCCGCCACGGCGCTGGCACTGGCCGGGGTCGCGGTCAGCGTCGGCGTCACCGCCACCGCCGCGCACTTCGTGACCGGGCTGGAGTGGCGACAGGCGCTGATCATCGGCGCGGTGGTGTCCTCGACCGACGCGGCGGCGGTCTTCTCCGTCCTGCGCAAGATCCCCCTCCCCACGCGTGTGACGGGCACGCTGGAGGCCGAGTCCGGGTTCAACGACGCCCCGGTGGTCATCCTGGTGGTCGCCTTCTCCACCGCGGGCCCCGTCGAGCACTGGTACGTGCTGCTGGGCGAGATAGCGCTGGAACTGGCCATCGGCGCCGCCATCGGCCTGGCGGTCGGCTGGCTGGGCTCCTGGGGCCTCCGGCACGTCGCGCTGCCCGCCTCCGGCCTCTACCCGATTGCCGTCATGGCGATCGCCGTCACCGCCTACGCCGCGGGCTCACTGGCGCACGGCAGCGGTTTCCTGGGCGTCTATCTCGCCTCCATGGTCATGGGCAACGCGAAACTGCCGCACTGGCCCGCCACCCGCGGATTCGCCGACGGCCTCGGCTGGATTGCGCAGATCGGCATGTTCGTGCTGCTCGGTCTCCTGGTGACCCCGCACGAGCTGGGCGACGACGTGCTGCCCGCGCTCGTCATCGGCCTGGTGCTGACCATGGTGGCCCGACCGCTCAGCGTCGTGCTGTGCCTGACGCCGTTCCGGGTGCCCTGGCAGGAGCAGACGCTGATGTCATGGGCCGGACTGCGCGGTGCCGTCCCCATCATCCTGGCGACGATCCCCATGGTGAACGGCGTCGACGCCAGCCGCCGCATCTTCAACATCGTCTTCGTGCTGGTCGTCGTCTACACCCTGATCCAGGGGCCGACGCTGCCCTGGCTGGCGCGCAAACTCCGCCTGGGCGGGGACCCCGAGGCCGCCGACCTCGGGGTCGAGTCGGCGCCCCTGGAGCGGCTGCGCGGGCATCTGCTGTCGGTCGCGATCCCCGAGGGGTCGAAGATGCACGGTGTCGAGGTCAACGAGCTGCGACTGCCGGCCGGGGCGGCCGTCACCCTCGTCGTGCGTGAGGGGACCTCGTTCGTGCCGCTGCCGACGACCGTGCTGCGGCACGGCGACGAACTCCTGGTCGTCGCCACCGACCCGGTCCGCGACGCAGCCGAACAGCGGCTGCGCGCCGTCGGGCACGGCGGCAAACTCGCCGGATGGCTGGGCACGGGCGGCAGCGCGCGTTAA
- a CDS encoding penicillin acylase family protein has protein sequence MPSNTTATSGDKPGKSGRKKGRKARLIVLVLVLAIIGGIAYGAYWSISTVRASFPQTKGSITLEGLTGPVDVKRDGYGIPQIYADSDEDLFMAQGYVQAQDRFYEMDVRRHMTSGRLSEMFGKSQVDNDEFLRTLGWDRVAKEEYDKTLSASTKKYLQAYAKGVNAYLKGKDGADISLEYAALGFTNDYKPAEWTPVDSVSWLKAMAWDLRGNMQDEIDRALMTSRLGPAQIADLYPQYPYNSNQTIVQEGQYDELTKTFEQSDGRGGSAGSSTNGGSGDGTGSSGSSSSTDGSALQSQLSGLYNVLDDLPTAVGVNGNGIGSNSWVVAGEHTITHKPLLANDPHLSASLPSVWYQMGLHCRAVSSKCQYDVSGYTFAGMPGVIIGHNSTISWGMTNSGVDVTDLYLEKLSGDGYQYDKKIKPFTTREETIKVAGGASKTIVVRQTEDGMPLLSDRDDELVKVGKKAAVDTLDTAAPDRGDGYGVALKWTALQPGTSMDAVFAMDKAKDWDEFRGAAKLFDVPSQNLVYADTSNNIGYQLPGKIPTRAKGVDGSIPAPGWNSKYKWTGTIDFDELPYEYNPTRGYIVTANQAVIDKDKYPYTLTTDWGYGARSQRITDLIKSKIKGGGKISTDDMRQMQLDDDSEIAKRLVPVLKKINLDDPDVREAQKLLENWGFTQDADSAAAAYFNAVWRNILKLAFGNKLPKELRVEGQCLWVDPVNTTGPVDDTKKVRECGQRDADQAQPDGGDRWFQVVENLMAKPDSDWWTTPESGTRPGAVHDRDKLFARAMIDARWELTAKLGKDIDTWSWGRLHRLFLKNQTLGTSGPGVLQYILNRGPWKLGGGEATVNATGWNAAGGYGVVWVPSMRMVVNLADLDKSKWINLTGASGHAFSAHYTDQTSKWANGELLEWSFSKKAVDDSTSDTLVLEP, from the coding sequence ATGCCCTCCAACACCACCGCCACATCGGGTGACAAGCCCGGCAAGTCCGGCAGGAAGAAGGGGCGCAAAGCCCGTTTGATCGTGCTTGTGCTGGTGCTGGCCATCATCGGAGGCATCGCCTACGGCGCCTACTGGTCCATCAGTACCGTCCGCGCGTCCTTCCCGCAGACCAAGGGTTCGATCACACTCGAGGGCCTGACCGGGCCCGTCGACGTGAAACGGGACGGCTACGGCATCCCGCAGATCTACGCGGACTCCGACGAGGACCTGTTCATGGCCCAGGGTTACGTCCAGGCCCAGGACCGGTTCTACGAGATGGACGTGCGCCGTCACATGACGTCCGGACGTCTGTCGGAGATGTTCGGCAAGAGCCAGGTCGACAACGACGAGTTCCTGCGCACCCTGGGCTGGGACCGCGTCGCCAAGGAGGAGTACGACAAGACGCTGTCGGCCTCCACCAAGAAGTATCTCCAGGCCTACGCCAAGGGGGTCAACGCCTACCTCAAGGGCAAGGACGGCGCCGACATCTCCCTGGAGTACGCGGCGCTGGGCTTCACCAACGACTACAAGCCGGCCGAGTGGACCCCGGTCGACTCGGTCTCGTGGCTGAAGGCGATGGCCTGGGACCTGCGCGGCAACATGCAGGACGAGATCGACCGGGCCCTGATGACCAGCCGGCTCGGCCCCGCGCAGATCGCCGACCTGTATCCGCAGTACCCGTACAACAGCAACCAGACGATCGTTCAGGAGGGTCAGTACGACGAACTGACCAAGACGTTCGAGCAGAGCGACGGCCGGGGCGGCTCCGCAGGCAGCTCCACGAACGGCGGCTCCGGTGACGGTACGGGCTCGTCGGGCTCGTCCTCGAGTACGGACGGCTCGGCCCTGCAGAGCCAGCTCTCCGGCCTCTACAACGTGCTGGACGACCTGCCCACGGCCGTCGGGGTGAACGGCAACGGCATCGGCTCCAACTCCTGGGTCGTCGCCGGCGAGCACACGATCACCCACAAGCCGCTGCTGGCCAACGACCCGCACCTGTCGGCCTCGCTGCCATCCGTCTGGTACCAGATGGGGTTGCACTGCCGGGCCGTCTCCAGCAAGTGCCAGTACGACGTCTCCGGATACACCTTCGCGGGCATGCCCGGTGTGATCATCGGACACAACTCGACCATCTCCTGGGGCATGACGAACTCCGGCGTCGACGTCACCGATCTCTATCTGGAGAAGCTCTCCGGCGACGGCTATCAGTACGACAAGAAGATCAAGCCCTTCACCACGCGCGAGGAGACCATCAAGGTCGCCGGCGGTGCGTCGAAGACGATCGTCGTGCGGCAGACCGAGGACGGCATGCCCCTGCTGTCCGACCGCGACGACGAACTCGTCAAGGTCGGCAAGAAGGCCGCCGTGGACACCTTGGACACCGCGGCGCCCGACCGCGGCGACGGCTACGGCGTCGCTCTGAAATGGACCGCCCTGCAACCGGGCACCTCCATGGACGCCGTCTTCGCCATGGACAAGGCGAAGGACTGGGACGAGTTCCGCGGCGCGGCCAAGCTCTTCGACGTGCCCTCGCAGAACCTCGTCTACGCCGACACCTCGAACAACATCGGCTACCAGCTGCCCGGAAAGATCCCCACGCGCGCCAAGGGCGTCGACGGCTCGATCCCCGCACCCGGCTGGAACTCGAAGTACAAGTGGACGGGCACGATCGACTTCGACGAGCTGCCTTACGAGTACAACCCCACCCGCGGCTACATCGTCACCGCCAACCAGGCCGTGATCGACAAGGACAAGTACCCCTACACGCTCACCACGGACTGGGGCTACGGCGCACGCAGTCAGCGGATCACCGACCTGATCAAGAGCAAGATCAAGGGCGGCGGCAAGATCTCCACCGACGACATGCGCCAGATGCAGCTGGACGACGACAGCGAGATCGCGAAGCGGCTCGTGCCGGTGCTGAAGAAGATCAACCTCGACGACCCGGACGTCCGCGAGGCGCAGAAACTGCTGGAGAACTGGGGCTTCACCCAGGACGCCGATTCGGCTGCGGCCGCCTACTTCAACGCGGTCTGGCGCAACATCCTCAAGCTGGCCTTCGGCAACAAGCTGCCCAAGGAACTGCGCGTCGAGGGGCAGTGCCTGTGGGTCGACCCCGTCAACACCACCGGCCCGGTCGACGACACCAAGAAGGTCCGCGAGTGCGGCCAGCGCGACGCCGACCAGGCACAGCCGGACGGCGGCGACCGCTGGTTCCAGGTCGTGGAGAACCTGATGGCGAAGCCGGACAGCGACTGGTGGACGACGCCCGAGTCGGGCACCCGTCCCGGAGCCGTCCACGACCGCGACAAGCTGTTCGCGCGCGCCATGATCGACGCCCGCTGGGAGCTGACCGCCAAGCTCGGCAAGGACATCGACACCTGGAGCTGGGGCCGGCTGCACCGCCTGTTCCTGAAGAACCAGACCCTGGGCACCAGCGGCCCCGGCGTCCTCCAGTACATCCTCAACCGCGGGCCGTGGAAGCTCGGCGGCGGCGAGGCGACGGTCAACGCGACCGGCTGGAACGCGGCCGGCGGTTACGGCGTCGTATGGGTGCCCTCGATGCGGATGGTGGTCAACCTCGCCGACCTCGACAAGTCGAAGTGGATCAACCTCACCGGCGCCTCGGGACACGCCTTCAGCGCGCACTACACCGATCAGACGAGCAAATGGGCCAACGGTGAACTGCTCGAGTGGTCCTTCTCGAAGAAGGCCGTCGACGACAGCACCAGCGACACCCTGGTGCTCGAACCCTGA
- a CDS encoding 5-formyltetrahydrofolate cyclo-ligase has protein sequence MSHLEGGPESDKRMLRRGFLAVRNRLTTDDVRAAALALAERALELPELTHARTVAAYVSVGTEPGTPALLDALHARGVRVLLPALLPDNDLDWGAYTGEGSLAPVRHGGRMTLLEPAGERLGPDAVTAADVVLLPGLAVDERGMRLGRGGGSYDRVLARLAESGARPSLVVLLYDAEVVERVPEEAHDRPVHAVVTPSGTRRFT, from the coding sequence ATGAGCCACCTCGAAGGCGGACCAGAGTCTGACAAACGCATGTTGCGGCGAGGGTTCCTGGCCGTGAGGAACAGGTTGACGACCGATGACGTACGCGCCGCGGCCCTCGCGCTGGCCGAGCGCGCGCTGGAGCTGCCCGAGTTGACCCACGCGCGCACGGTGGCTGCCTACGTCTCCGTGGGTACCGAGCCCGGCACCCCGGCGCTGCTGGACGCGCTGCACGCGCGTGGCGTGCGCGTGCTGCTCCCCGCGCTGTTGCCCGACAACGACCTGGACTGGGGCGCCTACACCGGCGAGGGCTCGCTCGCGCCGGTCCGGCACGGCGGCCGGATGACGCTCCTGGAGCCGGCCGGCGAGCGCCTCGGCCCGGATGCCGTGACGGCCGCCGACGTGGTGCTGCTGCCGGGACTGGCGGTCGACGAGCGCGGTATGCGTCTGGGGCGCGGCGGAGGGTCGTACGACCGCGTGCTGGCCCGATTGGCGGAGTCCGGCGCACGTCCCTCGCTGGTGGTGCTCCTGTACGACGCCGAGGTCGTCGAGCGCGTCCCCGAGGAGGCGCACGACCGGCCGGTGCACGCCGTGGTGACGCCTTCGGGGACGCGCCGCTTCACCTGA
- the galU gene encoding UTP--glucose-1-phosphate uridylyltransferase GalU, whose amino-acid sequence MTQSHPRISKAVIPAAGLGTRFLPATKATPKEMLPVVDKPAIQYVVEEAVSAGLDDVLMVTGRNKRPLEDHFDRNYELESALQKKGDAARLAKVQQSSDLATMHYVRQGDPKGLGHAVLCAAPHVGQEPFAVLLGDDLIDPRDPLLQRMIEVQEQHGGSVVALMEVAPEQIHLYGCAAVEATVDSDVVQVTGLVEKPEPTDAPSNYAIIGRYVLDPSVFGILRRTEPGRGGEIQLTDALQQLAQDEKIGGPVHGVVFKGRRYDTGDRGDYLRAIVRLACEREDLGPDFRTWLRSYVTEEM is encoded by the coding sequence ATGACTCAGTCGCACCCCAGGATCAGCAAGGCTGTCATCCCCGCAGCCGGCCTCGGCACCCGGTTCCTGCCGGCGACCAAGGCCACTCCCAAGGAGATGCTGCCGGTCGTGGACAAGCCTGCTATCCAGTACGTGGTCGAGGAGGCCGTCTCCGCGGGCCTCGACGACGTCCTCATGGTCACAGGCCGGAACAAGCGTCCCCTCGAGGACCACTTCGACCGCAACTACGAACTCGAGTCGGCCCTCCAGAAGAAGGGCGACGCCGCTCGGCTCGCCAAGGTCCAGCAGTCGAGCGACCTCGCGACCATGCACTACGTCCGCCAGGGCGACCCCAAGGGCCTCGGACACGCCGTCCTGTGCGCGGCCCCCCACGTCGGACAGGAGCCCTTCGCCGTCCTGCTGGGCGACGACCTGATCGACCCCCGCGACCCGCTGCTCCAGCGGATGATCGAGGTGCAGGAGCAGCACGGCGGCAGCGTCGTCGCGCTCATGGAGGTCGCCCCCGAGCAGATCCACCTCTACGGCTGCGCGGCCGTGGAGGCCACCGTGGACAGTGACGTGGTCCAGGTGACCGGGCTGGTCGAGAAGCCGGAGCCCACGGACGCCCCGTCGAACTACGCGATCATCGGACGCTACGTCCTCGATCCGAGCGTGTTCGGCATTCTGCGCCGGACCGAGCCCGGCCGCGGCGGCGAGATCCAGCTCACCGACGCGCTCCAGCAGCTCGCGCAGGACGAGAAGATCGGCGGCCCCGTCCACGGCGTCGTCTTCAAGGGCCGCCGCTATGACACCGGCGACCGCGGCGACTACCTGCGTGCCATTGTCAGACTCGCGTGCGAACGTGAAGATCTGGGTCCGGACTTCCGTACCTGGCTTCGCAGTTACGTCACCGAGGAGATGTAG
- the glp gene encoding molybdotransferase-like divisome protein Glp: protein MSTAAPRPAGQDRLWSVDEHLGDILATVRPLEPIELQLPDAQGCVLVDDVTVPVSLPPFDNSSMDGYAVRVADVAGASEEFPAALDVVGDVAAGQSGDQLYVGPGQAARIMTGAPLPAGAEAVVPVEWTDGGLGGGPVGGMRARSIAPEQASGQVRVYRPAEARAHVRAKGSDVKAGDRALEAGTVLGPPQIALLAAIGRGAVRVRPRPRVVVMSTGSELVQPGEELGSGQIYDSNSFALTAAARDAGAIAYRVGAVADDADTLRSTIEDQLVRADLVVTTGGVSVGAYDVVKEALEHVGDEDEAGGGVEFRRLAMQPGKPQGFGSVGPDHIPLLALPGNPVSSYVSFELFVRPAIRTLMGLEDVHRPTTRAKLTADKPLTSPKGRRQFLRAAYADGSVRPVGGAGSHLVAALAHADSLIVVPEDVESVEPGADVEVVLLG from the coding sequence TTGAGCACCGCCGCGCCCCGCCCCGCCGGTCAGGACCGCCTCTGGTCGGTGGACGAACACCTGGGGGACATCCTCGCCACCGTCCGCCCCCTGGAGCCCATCGAGCTGCAACTGCCCGACGCCCAGGGCTGCGTCCTGGTCGACGACGTCACGGTGCCGGTCTCGCTGCCGCCCTTCGACAACAGCTCCATGGACGGGTACGCGGTGCGGGTCGCGGATGTCGCGGGCGCGAGCGAGGAGTTCCCGGCGGCTCTGGACGTCGTCGGGGACGTCGCGGCGGGACAGTCGGGCGATCAGCTGTACGTGGGGCCCGGTCAGGCCGCCCGGATCATGACCGGCGCCCCGCTCCCGGCCGGCGCGGAGGCCGTCGTCCCCGTCGAGTGGACCGACGGCGGGCTCGGCGGGGGCCCGGTCGGCGGGATGCGCGCCCGCAGCATCGCCCCCGAACAGGCTTCCGGGCAGGTGCGCGTGTACCGGCCGGCCGAGGCACGCGCGCACGTGCGCGCGAAGGGCAGCGATGTGAAGGCGGGGGACCGCGCCCTCGAAGCCGGGACCGTCCTCGGACCGCCCCAGATCGCCCTGCTCGCCGCGATCGGCCGAGGCGCCGTACGCGTGCGCCCGCGCCCGCGCGTGGTCGTGATGTCGACCGGAAGCGAACTCGTCCAGCCAGGAGAGGAACTGGGCAGCGGTCAGATCTACGACTCCAACAGCTTCGCTCTCACCGCCGCCGCCCGGGACGCCGGAGCCATCGCCTACCGGGTCGGCGCGGTCGCCGACGACGCCGACACCCTTCGCTCCACCATCGAGGACCAGCTCGTCCGCGCCGACCTCGTCGTCACCACCGGCGGAGTGAGCGTGGGGGCGTACGACGTGGTCAAGGAGGCGCTGGAGCACGTCGGCGACGAGGACGAGGCGGGGGGCGGCGTCGAGTTCCGCAGGCTCGCCATGCAGCCCGGCAAGCCCCAGGGATTCGGCTCCGTCGGCCCCGACCACATCCCCCTGCTGGCCCTGCCCGGCAATCCCGTCTCGTCGTACGTCTCCTTCGAGCTGTTCGTCCGCCCCGCCATCCGCACCCTCATGGGTCTCGAGGACGTCCACCGGCCCACCACGCGCGCGAAGCTCACCGCCGACAAGCCGCTGACCTCGCCGAAAGGCCGCAGACAGTTCCTGCGCGCCGCCTATGCCGACGGCAGCGTCCGCCCGGTCGGCGGCGCCGGTTCCCACCTGGTCGCGGCCCTCGCGCACGCGGACTCGCTGATCGTCGTCCCCGAGGACGTGGAGTCGGTCGAGCCCGGTGCCGATGTCGAGGTGGTCCTCCTCGGCTGA
- the moaC gene encoding cyclic pyranopterin monophosphate synthase MoaC, whose amino-acid sequence MSTQDRLTHIDDAGAARMVDVSGKDVTARTARASGRVLVSPRVVELLRGEGVPKGDALATARIAGIMGAKRTPDLIPLCHPLAVSGVKLDLTVADDAVEITATVRTTDRTGVEMEALTAVSVAALTVIDMIKAVDKKAVITDVRVEEKTGGKSGDWSRA is encoded by the coding sequence ATGAGCACGCAGGACCGACTCACGCACATCGACGACGCGGGCGCCGCCCGCATGGTCGACGTATCCGGCAAGGACGTCACCGCGCGCACCGCGCGTGCCAGCGGGCGTGTCCTCGTCTCGCCCCGCGTGGTCGAGCTGCTGCGCGGTGAAGGGGTACCCAAGGGGGACGCGCTGGCCACCGCGCGGATCGCGGGCATCATGGGCGCCAAGCGCACCCCGGATCTCATCCCGCTGTGCCACCCCTTGGCCGTGTCCGGTGTGAAACTGGATCTGACGGTCGCGGACGACGCCGTGGAGATCACCGCCACGGTGCGGACGACGGACCGTACGGGCGTCGAGATGGAGGCCCTCACCGCGGTCTCCGTCGCCGCGCTCACCGTGATCGACATGATCAAGGCGGTCGACAAGAAGGCGGTGATCACGGACGTGCGTGTGGAGGAGAAGACGGGCGGCAAGTCGGGCGACTGGAGCCGGGCATGA